From Triticum urartu cultivar G1812 chromosome 2, Tu2.1, whole genome shotgun sequence, a single genomic window includes:
- the LOC125535876 gene encoding haloacid dehalogenase-like hydrolase domain-containing protein 3 yields the protein MAVARLRSAAAARLQPALAGRRRLGTAAAAEAPEAVVGAGSARWEPMGAREYYDYRRAIYGDITHKAILVDAAGTLLAPTEPMAQVYRTVGEKYGVKYSEDEILMRYRQAYAQPWGRSRLRYVDDGRPFWQHIVSSSTGCSDLEYFEELYHYYTTEKAWQLIDPDAKYVFEALRRAGVRTAVVSNFDTRLRPLLQALNCDHWFDAVAVSAEVAAEKPNPTIFLKACELLDVKPEEAVHIGDDRRNDLWGARDAGCDAWLWGSDVHSLKEVAERIGVSVGMGNNM from the exons ATGGCGGTGGCGCGGCTGCGCTCGGCCGCCGCGGCCCGGCTCCAGCCGGCgctcgcgggccggcggcgccTCGGGACGGCGGCCGCGGCGGAGGCCCCGGAGGCGGTCGTCGGGGCGGGCAGCGCGCGGTGGGAGCCGATGGGCGCGCGGGAGTACTACGACTACCGGCGGGCCATCTACGGCGACATCACGCATAAGGCCATCCTCGTCGACGCCGCCGGCACCCTCCTCGCCCCCACCGAGCCCATGGCCCAG GTGTACAGAACAGTAGGCGAAAAGTATGGGGTGAAGTACTCGGAGGATGAGATCTTGATGAGGTACCGGCAGGCATATGCGCAGCCATGGGGCAGATCGCGGCTTAG GTATGTTGATGATGGGAGGCCCTTTTGGCAACATATAGTTAGTTCTTCTACAGGCTGCTCAGATTTAGAGTACTTTGAGGAACTTTATCATTACTATACAACTGAGAAG GCCTGGCAGCTCATTGACCCTGACGCTAAATATGTTTTCGAAGCATTGAGAAGGGCTGGTGTGAGAACAGCTGTTGTATCCAACTTTGACACCCGTCTCCGCCCACTTTTACAGGCCCTGAATTGTGATCACTGGTTCGATGCAGTTGCTGTATCTGCTGAG GTTGCAGCAGAAAAGCCAAACCCAACAATATTCCTGAAGGCCTGCGAGTTGTTGGACGTGAAGCCTGAAGAGGCTGTGCATATTGGGGACGACCGTCGGAATGATTTGTGGGGAGCTAGGGACGCAGGCTGCGATGCCTGGCTCTGGGGCAGTGATGTTCACTCCTTGAAGGAA GTCGCAGAAAGGATCGGAGTCAGTGTGGGTATGGGCAACAATATGTGA